The window GTATGATCAACATAATGAAGAAGCTGACTTCTTATATGACGAAAAAAAGCTAGCGGTGACCAACTTTTCTTTAGACCTATCACCTGAAGTTCATCGATATCTACTAATCGATAAATTCCTTGTTCAGACAAATAACGACGTGTATCAAAACCGTTCAGATTTTGTGGTCCTTTAGGCAAACTGAACACACCTGTTATACGAACGATTGTCTGTTGCGTTACCTGTTGGTACTTTTCTTTTTCTTCTTTAGATTTCAGTTGATAACGATAACGACTTTCCCCAGGTAGCCTAGGTGTTTTCCCATTAAACTGTAAATAGTCCCCTTTAATCGTTAATGTTTCAGGTTGAATCACTGTTTGCCATGTTTGAGGCGTAGCGACCAACTGTTCAACTTCATGGTCAGTCAATACAAAAAAACACGCGCTAAATGCGACGCCTACCAAGCTACTGATAATCAGCTTATGTTGGCGCGTCGTTATAACACGTGTTATCATTATTCCTAATAATACCCAAACAATGACTACTTGAAAATAACAAGCTGCGTATGCCATTATGACACTCATTGTCGGAAAAAATACGTACTGCCGTAACGAATGAATTTGTCTAAAATAATTATGGTAACGTATCGCTAGCTTTTGTTGTCTATTCTTCTCCATCTCCAAACTGTAATTCAGCGAAAAACTTTTTATCTAGTTCTACTTGATGAACTTCTGTTTGTGTTTGCTTTAATAACTGCAACGCATATTCGTCATTGCGATAGTTTTCTAAATAATGAATTTTTTTAATGCCTGCTTGAATAATCATCTTTGTACATTGTAGACAAGGAAAATGGGTCACATAAATTTCAGCACCATCAGTTGGTACCCCAAATTTTGCACATTGTAAGATGGCATTCATCTCTGCATGAATCGTGCGTACGCAATGATTATCTACGA is drawn from Vagococcus xieshaowenii and contains these coding sequences:
- a CDS encoding ComE operon protein 2 → MTFERIPWNQYFMAQSVLLAMRSTCTRLAVGATIVRDSRVIAGGYNGSVSGDVHCIDEGCYIVDNHCVRTIHAEMNAILQCAKFGVPTDGAEIYVTHFPCLQCTKMIIQAGIKKIHYLENYRNDEYALQLLKQTQTEVHQVELDKKFFAELQFGDGEE